One Deinococcus radiopugnans ATCC 19172 DNA segment encodes these proteins:
- a CDS encoding quinate 5-dehydrogenase — protein sequence MSDILSGWTPAPPGHKHVVSVSLGSSRGNAREAVTLLGQPFVLERIGTDGDAKKAAGLFGALDGRIDAFGLGGADLYVIADGKRYQFGNVRKLVANARKTPVLDGSGLKNTLERDAIAQLDPLLNWRTQKVLMVSAVDRFGMAEALAQHGADIVFGDVVFGLGTDRPLRSLGALRNVARVVLPVITKLPQDWFYPTGAKQESSVEGKGTKYYAWADVIAGDTHYAKRYAPKSLEGKTILTQTITGADRDWMKEHGVARLITTTPRMGSRNFATNVLEACFVAMSGKKEALGEDEYLRYIREVGFKPEVNEL from the coding sequence ATGAGTGACATTCTGAGCGGCTGGACCCCGGCCCCCCCCGGCCACAAGCATGTGGTCAGCGTCAGCCTGGGCAGCAGCCGGGGCAACGCCCGCGAGGCGGTCACGCTGCTGGGCCAGCCGTTTGTCCTGGAGCGCATCGGCACCGACGGCGACGCGAAGAAAGCCGCCGGGCTGTTCGGAGCGCTGGACGGACGCATCGACGCCTTCGGGTTGGGCGGCGCGGACCTGTACGTGATCGCGGACGGCAAACGCTACCAGTTCGGCAACGTCAGGAAACTGGTGGCGAACGCCAGGAAAACCCCCGTGCTGGACGGCAGCGGCCTGAAAAACACGCTGGAGCGCGACGCGATTGCCCAACTCGACCCGTTGCTGAACTGGCGCACCCAGAAGGTGCTGATGGTCTCGGCCGTGGACCGGTTCGGCATGGCCGAGGCCCTGGCCCAGCACGGCGCAGACATCGTGTTCGGGGACGTGGTGTTCGGGCTGGGCACCGACCGTCCACTGCGCTCGCTGGGAGCCTTGCGGAACGTGGCCCGAGTCGTGTTGCCCGTGATCACCAAGCTGCCGCAGGACTGGTTTTACCCCACGGGCGCAAAGCAGGAAAGCAGCGTTGAGGGCAAGGGAACCAAATACTACGCCTGGGCCGACGTGATTGCCGGGGACACCCACTACGCCAAGCGCTACGCGCCCAAAAGTCTGGAGGGCAAGACCATCCTCACGCAGACCATCACGGGCGCAGACCGCGACTGGATGAAGGAGCACGGGGTGGCGCGGCTGATCACCACGACGCCGCGCATGGGCAGCCGCAACTTCGCCACCAACGTGCTGGAGGCGTGTTTCGTCGCCATGAGCGGCAAGAAGGAGGCGCTTGGCGAGGACGAGTACCTGCGCTACATCCGCGAGGTGGGCTTTAAACCGGAAGTCAACGAGCTTTAG